The genomic segment AAGTGCCTTAAGCATTGGATAAAGCTGATGTTTGCGAGGTCTTCCGGTACTGGCGTAAAAATGAGAAATAAAAGAAACAGGAATAATTTCATCAAGGTCAATGGCTTCATCAAGAAGCGAAAGGAACTGATATTTGTCGTTGTCGAATTTATTTTGACAATCTTCAAAAATTTCTGCCAAAGTGAGCTGTTTATATGTTATCATGTAGGTATATCTCCTTTAGGTGGATTGGTTAATTAGTTTCTAGGCAATTCTATTTTACCATAAACCTTGAGGAGATATTTTATTTTAACAACAAAAAAATGCCGTATTTATGCGGCTTTTGGCGTTTCGCAAACGCCTAATATTCATATGACAGGAAAGGAGAATTTTAAAATGAGGAATCGAATAATTCAGGTTAGACATTATAGCAGGAAAATGATGATTATGATGTTGACAGGAGCAATTTGCTGTAGTTCATGTTTTTGTGAAACTGCTTTTGCGAAAACCAGCAAAGTAAGGGTTTACGATGTGGAAAAAGGAACCACAAGCTTCACATCTTTTACATATTCGGATAATAAAAATGATGAGTCACTGGCTCCGTCGGAGGGAGCAGAAGCGATTTCATCTGCTTCTCAGAAGGTGGTTATTTTCCATCAGGCAGATGGGTCTACGATAATAAGAAAAGCAGACAGTAATGGAAAAGTGACACTTCCTGCAATAAAGAACGAAACCGGATATACTTTTCTTGGATGGAGCACGAAGCCGGATCAGACTCAGAATCCGCAGTATCAGGCGGGACAGGTGATACAGGTAAGGAAGAAAACCCATTTATATGCAGTTATGTATAACTGGCAACAGGAGCCGGATATTCAGGTCAATAATCTGGCAGCTCAGCTGTCGGAGTATTCCGGAATTATTTTTGTGGGAGATTCCAGAACGTATTTTATGCAGAAAACTCTTCTTCGGGAATATGGAAAGGATGCAGTTGCAAAAGTATCATTTGTGTGTAAGACAGGGGAGGGACTGAGCTGGTTTGAAACAGCAGGAGAGAGAGTAATGAGAAGTGAAATTGCCCGTCTGCAGTCAGATTCAGATAAGCCCGTAGCAGTTATTTTTAATCTTGGTGTGAATGATCTTTCGAGTCATAATTCCGGAAATGGGGTTGATTATAAAGGCGAGGCAAATGCATATCTTGCGTGTATGAACACTCTTGCAGAGGAACTTGAAAGTGACTGCAGATTGTTTTATATGTCTGTGAATCCGGTAAATACAGCAATGAAACCAACTCGAAAAGAAGCGCAGTTACGTTACTTTAATGACAGATTGCAGAATGGGTTAAATCATAGATTTCAATGGATAGATACCTATAAATATCTGATGAAGAATGGTTACAGTACATACAATGAGTTTAAGGGAAATATAGATGACGGCGTTCACTATTCTACACGTACCTATAAAAGAATCTATAAATATTGTATGAATGCGATCAGATAATGCTTTTTGATTTATACACAAATTATAATCTTGTTTCAGGTAAGCAGTATAAGCAGAAGTTAAGGCCACAGAACTCACAAGAGAAAGGGTATATGTATTGCCTGATAAATTAAGAGATTGATGTACGAGCTGACAGGAGAAATATTTTCTGTCAGCTTGTTATTTGTTTGGTTGGATAATGGAGAATATCTGTTTGCCAAAGAAGAAACATTTGACGAATTTTTATCTCTGTTGTATCATGAACATACAAAACGAAAATAAAGTAAGAGGAATATTGTTATATAAAATACAGAACAGATAAGAAGGCAGGAATTTAATGAGAGCAGAAGTTGTATCCATGACAGCGGATAATCTTGATATGGAGGCTATCCGGCGAGGTGGAGATATTTTGAAACAGGGTGGTCTGGTTGCGTTTCCTACGGAGACTGTGTATGGTCTTGGAGGGGATGCGTTGAATCCGCAGGCTTCTATGAAAATTTATGCGGCGAAGGGAAGACCTTCGGATAATCCGCTGATCGTGCATATTGCAGAGTTTGATAAGCTGGCTCCGATTGTAGCTGAGGTTCCGGAGAAGGCGAAGATTTTGGCAGAGAAGTACTGGCCGGGTCCGCTGACTATGATTCTTCCGAAGTCGGATCTTGTACCACAGGAGACTACGGGTGGTCTGGACAGTGTGGCGGTTCGGTTTCCGAGTGACAGGATCGCGCAGGAACTTATCAAGGCAGCAGGTGGTTATGTGGCTGCGCCCAGTGCCAACACTTCGGGAAGACCAAGCCCGACTACTGCACAGCATGTAGAGGAGGATCTTGGTGAAGCGATTGAGATGATCATTGACGGAGGCCAGGTGGGAATCGGTCTTGAGTCTACGATCGTTGATTTTACTGAGGATGTGCCGGTGGTTTTGCGTCCGGGTTATATTTCTCTGGAGATGCTTCAGGAGACTCTGGGGGATGTAAGGATGGACAAGGGGCTGATTGCATCTGACAGCAAAGTACGTCCGAAAGCACCGGGTATGAAATATCGCCATTATG from the Blautia wexlerae DSM 19850 genome contains:
- a CDS encoding L-threonylcarbamoyladenylate synthase, whose protein sequence is MRAEVVSMTADNLDMEAIRRGGDILKQGGLVAFPTETVYGLGGDALNPQASMKIYAAKGRPSDNPLIVHIAEFDKLAPIVAEVPEKAKILAEKYWPGPLTMILPKSDLVPQETTGGLDSVAVRFPSDRIAQELIKAAGGYVAAPSANTSGRPSPTTAQHVEEDLGEAIEMIIDGGQVGIGLESTIVDFTEDVPVVLRPGYISLEMLQETLGDVRMDKGLIASDSKVRPKAPGMKYRHYAPKADLAIVEGPEEAVVKKINELAAEAKAHGEQVGIIATDETKDRYPEGLVVSIGSRKEEETIAHHLYEVLRDFDQSAVRSIYSEAFYTPRMGQAIMNRLLKAAGHKIIQVV
- a CDS encoding InlB B-repeat-containing protein, which produces MRNRIIQVRHYSRKMMIMMLTGAICCSSCFCETAFAKTSKVRVYDVEKGTTSFTSFTYSDNKNDESLAPSEGAEAISSASQKVVIFHQADGSTIIRKADSNGKVTLPAIKNETGYTFLGWSTKPDQTQNPQYQAGQVIQVRKKTHLYAVMYNWQQEPDIQVNNLAAQLSEYSGIIFVGDSRTYFMQKTLLREYGKDAVAKVSFVCKTGEGLSWFETAGERVMRSEIARLQSDSDKPVAVIFNLGVNDLSSHNSGNGVDYKGEANAYLACMNTLAEELESDCRLFYMSVNPVNTAMKPTRKEAQLRYFNDRLQNGLNHRFQWIDTYKYLMKNGYSTYNEFKGNIDDGVHYSTRTYKRIYKYCMNAIR